In Streptomyces erythrochromogenes, the DNA window TCCCCCATCGGTGTGTCGGCGCATCCATCGTCCACGCGTGACCCACAGCTGGGGTAGAGGCCGCTCGTTTCTGGTACGGAATCCGGTGATGTCTTGTTCAGGACGCCGCCGTGGGTGTAAGAACGATAGAGTCTTCTGTGTGCATCACTACGGATGTGATGCGTGTAGGTGTGTAGGATCCCGAGAACATCGCCACCCCCTCCCCCGGCGGGTCTGCCCGCCGCTTCGAGTTCAGCGGAGTACCGAATGCAGAAGTCCGGTGACATCGTGCTTCGTCCTCACCAGGAGGAGGCGGTGGAGGCCATTGTCCGGGGGCTGGATATCCCGCCGGGAAAGCGGATTCCGGAGGCGGGCCTGAGGGCTACGGTCATTTCCGCATGCGGGACCGGGAAGACTTTTATCGCCGCGGCAGCAGCGCTCCAACTGGCGCGGCACGGGCGGGTCCTGGTGCTCCTGCCGACGCTCGATCTGCTGACGCAGACGGTCCGGGAGTGGCGGCTCGCCGGGCACACCGGGCCGGCTGTCGCGGTCTGCTCCCTGGAGGACGACCCGCAGCTGTGGCAGCTCGACGTCCGGACCACGACCTCGGCCCCGCAGCTGGGGCTGTGGCACGGGCGCGGCCCCGTCACCGTCTACGCCACGTACGCCTCCCTGCCGGTCCTCGCCGAGGCCCACGAAGGCGCATATGGGCTGCCCATGGACGTGTTCGACCTGGTGGTCGTCGACGAGGCGCACCGCACGTCGGGGTCGGCGGGGAAGGCGTGGGCCGATGTCCACCGCCAGGAAGTCATCCCCGCGATGCGCCGGCTCTACATGACCGCCACCCCGAGGATCTGGATGGAACGGCCCCCGCGGTCCCAGGCGCAGGAGCGGGAGATGGAGGAGGTCCGCCGGCGTGCGGCGGAGGAGCGCGGGGAGCGTGAGGAGGCTGAGGCCGAGGGGCGGGTCTACGTCTCCCGGCCGCGCTGGGACCGGCTGCCGAAGGAGCTCGCCTGCTCGATGGACGACGAGCGGGTGTTCGGGCCGGTTGTTTATGAGTTGTCGCTCGCTTCGGCTATTTCCCGGGGGCTTTTGGCGAAGTATCAAATTGTCGTCGCGGAACTCACCGACCCCGTCGTCACTCCGCAACGGCTGAACAGTGAGGAGCGGTACGAGGAGCAGCTGCGCGGCCAGCGCCTCGCCGCGATGCAGACCGCTCTCCTGGAGACCATGGCCGAGCACGGGCTGCAGACCACCATCACCTTCCACCACCGCACGATCGAGGCCGAGGCCTTCGCGGCCGGCCTGCACCGCGTTGCGGCGCGGCTGCACCAGGTCGACCCGGGCCGGCATCCCGAGCGGGTGTGGTCGGGGTGGCTGTGCGGAGAACACGACGGCACCCACCGGCAGTCGGTCCTCGCGGACTTCGGCCGCCGGGCCGGCCGCGCCGTGCTCTCGAATTGCCGGGTTCTGGGCGAGGGAGTCGACATCCGGGCCACCGACAGCGTGGCCCTGATCGATCCCAAGGGGTCTGCCGTCGACATCGTCCAGGCCATCGGGCGGGCCCTGCGGCAGAAGCCCGGTGAAGGAAAGATGGCCACCCTCATCGTCCCCGTATTTCTGCGGAAGGATGAAAAGCCTGAGGACATGCTTTCGTCCAATTCGTATCGGCCGCTGGTTCGAGTTTTGGCGGGACTACGGGCGCACGATGAAAAGGCCGTGGAAATGCTTGCTGTTCCACAGGAGAACCAGAAAAGGATCGTGGACCCGTCTCGGCCGGTCGGGCAGGCGCCGGAGGAGGGCGAGGAGGAGTCACGGCTGCTCCTCCGGTTCGCGACGCCGCGGGACCCGGCGCTGATCGCGAAGTGGATCAGCTACCAGGTGATCAACACCGAACGGCAGGACTGGCGCCGGGGCGCCGAGGCAGCTCTGCGGTACCGGCAGCGCGAGGGTGATCTCGACGTCCCCTACGAGCACGTCGAGGCCGAGGGGATGTTCCCGCTGGGGCGATGGCTGTCCGATCAACGGCGCGCCTACCGGGCCGGGACCATGACCGGCGAGCGGGCGGCCGAGCTGGAGGAGCTCGGGATCGTCTGGGACACCGCCGACGCCGGCTTCGAGCAGAACCTCGGCGCCGCGCGAGCCTACTACGAGCTGCACGGCACCCTCGCGGCTCCACGGGGCGCCACCATCCTCGACATCGCGATCGGGCAGTACCTCACGAACATCCGCCGCCCCGGCGGGCTCGGCAAGGACCCCGGCCGGGCGCAGCGGCGGGCCGCCGCGCTCGCCGCGATCGACCCGGACTGGAACCCGGGGGTGCTGGGGTGGACGGTCGACTGGCAGCGGCACTACACCTACCTCACCCAGCTCCTCACCGAAGGCGCCCGCCTGACCGCAATCGTGCCGGGGGTGACGCGGCACGGTGAGGACGTCGGACGGTGGCTGGCCACCCAACGGCGGGGCTGGGACCGGCTGAACGAGGAGCAGCGGCGCCGGCTCGGCGAACTCGGCGTGAAGAAGGCCCCACCGGCCCGCAAGGCCCCGGTGGAGACGGCTACGGCGTCCGGGCCGCGCGCGGGCGGGGACGCCTTCCAGAAGGGCCTGCAGGCCCTCACCCAGTACGTGGCCCGTACGGGGTCTGTGACGGTGCCAAGGGGGCATGAGGAGGCTGTAGTCATCCACGGTGAGGAACACGCCGTGAAACTCGGCATCTGGCTCACCAACACCAGGAGCAGACGCGGCAAGCTAGACCAGACACAACTCGCAGCCCTCGCCAAACTCGGCATCCACTGGGCGCAATAGGGGTTGGTAGTGCGTCCCACCGGGGCCGAGGTCGACCGGGCGTAGGCATGACGGGGACCGGCAGCAGCGTGCTACGGAGCCGGGGTCATGCGGGTGGCAGGAGGGGGGCCAGGCCACCTGTCGGCGAGGGACCGACGGCCCGTCCCATAGCAATCGGGTGGCAGGTGGTTGACCATACGGCTCCCGAAATCCGGGCCCCGGGGACGTCATGGCCAATCCCCAGGTGCCCGTCGTGGTACGGGAGCGACTACTACATCAGCGCGGCGAGTGCCTGCTCAGCCATCTGAATGCCCTGCGTCGCCGCTATGGTGGTGGCGCCCTCCAGGAGCTTGTCCTTGAGCTGAGTGGCGAACTGGCGCAGGCGGCCCGGCTCGGGGTTGCCGGAGGTCGCCTCGGTGTGGAGCTCCTGGGCGACGCGCTCCAGTTCCACGCGGTCCTCATCGGGAAGGCCCAGGATGGGGCTGACCTGGCCGACGTATCCGGCGAGCTGGACGAACAGCGTCGGGTCGACGCCGTCGGTGTTGTTCTGTGTGAAGTTCTGCTGTTCGCCGATGATGACGCCCTTGGCGTTCGGCAGATAGGTGTTGTATGTGGTGCCGGGGCGGGGCTGGTTGACGTGATCCTGCACGCTTCCTCCAGTCAGGGCGCAGCTGACGCCCTGGGGTGTGATGGCGACGGTGGGGGGCTCGGTGTCGATGTGCTCAATCAGCTGGTGCTGGGCCAGGTGGGCGAGCGCTTCGTGCAACTCGGTGCCGGTGATCTCGGACCCGGCGAAGTACGCGGCGGGCGTGGCGAGAAACAGCACCGGGTTGATGGGCTTCTGGTCGCCGGCGGTGTCGAACAGCCACCGATGGAAGGCGTCCATGGTGTAGCGGAGACGGGCGGCGCGGTCCAGGCGCAGCTTCTTCAGCCGGTAGATCGCGGCGCGGCCCGCATCAGTGAGATGGACGTCAGGAGTGCCGCCCATGGTGCGCGCGACCCGGACCAGATCGCGCTGCTCCAGTTCGAACGCGAGCACGGCCGGGTCCTCGTCCGGCAGCTGCTGTTCTTCGACGAACCGGGTCACGTCGATGTAGCGCGAGGGGCTCCGCTGCGCTTGCTCGTCGAGCCACATCAGGAGCCTAGCCAGGACCGGGTCGCCTTCGGCGGAGTCACGGCCGGGCATGGTTCCTCCTGGGGCGGACGCCTCGGTCTGGATCGGCACCCGGATGGGATTCCGCTTGGCTGCGCGCTCGTAGCTCTTGGCGATGTCCTTG includes these proteins:
- a CDS encoding DEAD/DEAH box helicase, whose translation is MQKSGDIVLRPHQEEAVEAIVRGLDIPPGKRIPEAGLRATVISACGTGKTFIAAAAALQLARHGRVLVLLPTLDLLTQTVREWRLAGHTGPAVAVCSLEDDPQLWQLDVRTTTSAPQLGLWHGRGPVTVYATYASLPVLAEAHEGAYGLPMDVFDLVVVDEAHRTSGSAGKAWADVHRQEVIPAMRRLYMTATPRIWMERPPRSQAQEREMEEVRRRAAEERGEREEAEAEGRVYVSRPRWDRLPKELACSMDDERVFGPVVYELSLASAISRGLLAKYQIVVAELTDPVVTPQRLNSEERYEEQLRGQRLAAMQTALLETMAEHGLQTTITFHHRTIEAEAFAAGLHRVAARLHQVDPGRHPERVWSGWLCGEHDGTHRQSVLADFGRRAGRAVLSNCRVLGEGVDIRATDSVALIDPKGSAVDIVQAIGRALRQKPGEGKMATLIVPVFLRKDEKPEDMLSSNSYRPLVRVLAGLRAHDEKAVEMLAVPQENQKRIVDPSRPVGQAPEEGEEESRLLLRFATPRDPALIAKWISYQVINTERQDWRRGAEAALRYRQREGDLDVPYEHVEAEGMFPLGRWLSDQRRAYRAGTMTGERAAELEELGIVWDTADAGFEQNLGAARAYYELHGTLAAPRGATILDIAIGQYLTNIRRPGGLGKDPGRAQRRAAALAAIDPDWNPGVLGWTVDWQRHYTYLTQLLTEGARLTAIVPGVTRHGEDVGRWLATQRRGWDRLNEEQRRRLGELGVKKAPPARKAPVETATASGPRAGGDAFQKGLQALTQYVARTGSVTVPRGHEEAVVIHGEEHAVKLGIWLTNTRSRRGKLDQTQLAALAKLGIHWAQ